One Brassica napus cultivar Da-Ae chromosome A1, Da-Ae, whole genome shotgun sequence genomic region harbors:
- the LOC106452980 gene encoding O-fucosyltransferase 30-like — MNSFFSPSRAGPKPWPNRKKQTNKSAICLCSVSLLAVLFLSVFFITYSEIPKSIFSISSAFSGSVEFPQCRSEVLSRALLGQSFLLYAPHSGFSNQLSEFKNAVLMAMVLNRTLVVPPVLDHHAVALGSCPKFRVLSPSEVRVSVWNHSVELLRSGRYVSMGDVVDISSLVSSSAVRVIDFRYFASLLCGVDLETLCSGELAEQSQAYESLRQCGYLLSGVRGNVDGCLYGVDDDCRTTVWTYRNGGSDGRLDSFQADEKLKKKKKISYVRRRRDVYKALGRGSEAESAAILAFGSLFTAPYRGSELYIDIKKSSGVPEVKSLIEKVEFLPFVREVMSAGKRFATGTIKAPFLCAQLRLLDGQFKNHQGSTFTGLNQKLESLNLKSPGPVHVFVMTDLPESNWSGTYLGDMSRNSTKFKLHFLREEDEAVVRTEKELASAAHGQKFGSIPMSLDSIKKMQKHCSPQKVSNVQLYVEEAVCSCASLGFVGTAGSTIADTVEMMRKFNACSS, encoded by the coding sequence atgaacAGCTTCTTCAGTCCCAGTAGAGCAGGCCCGAAGCCATGGCCGAACAGGAAGAAGCAAACCAACAAATCCGCCATCTGTCTCTGCTCCGTCTCTCTACTCGCTGTCCTCTTCCTATCCGTCTTCTTCATCACCTACTCCGAGATACCCAAATCCATCTTCTCCATCTCCTCCGCCTTCTCCGGATCCGTCGAATTCCCTCAATGCAGATCCGAGGTACTCTCACGAGCCCTCCTAGGCCAGAGCTTTCTCCTGTACGCTCCCCACAGCGGATTCAGCAACCAGCTGTCGGAATTCAAGAACGCTGTCCTGATGGCGATGGTTCTGAATCGGACGCTGGTTGTTCCTCCCGTTCTTGATCACCACGCTGTCGCTCTCGGTAGCTGTCCgaagtttagggttttgagtCCGAGCGAGGTGCGTGTCTCGGTCTGGAACCATTCCGTTGAGCTGCTTAGGTCTGGAAGGTACGTTTCGATGGGTGATGTTGTAGACATTTCGTCTCTCGTATCGTCTTCCGCTGTTCGAGTTATTGACTTCAGGTACTTCGCGTCGCTTCTCTGTGGTGTTGACTTGGAGACTCTGTGTTCTGGTGAGTTAGCTGAGCAGTCTCAGGCTTATGAATCGCTGAGACAGTGTGGGTATTTGTTGTCCGGTGTTCGTGGTAATGTAGATGGATGTTTGTATGGTGTTGATGATGATTGTAGAACCACTGTTTGGACGTATAGAAACGGAGGCTCTGATGGGAGGTTGGACTCGTTCCAGGCGGATGAGAAgcttaagaagaagaagaagataagttACGTGAGGAGGCGGCGAGATGTGTATAAGGCTCTTGGACGTGGATCTGAAGCTGAGTCTGCGGCTATTCTTGCGTTTGGGAGTCTCTTCACGGCTCCGTACAGAGGGTCTGAACTGTATATTGATATAAAGAAGTCTTCTGGTGTTCCGGAGGTGAAGTCTTTGATTGAGAAGGTTGAGTTTCTTCCTTTCGTTCGAGAGGTAATGAGCGCTGGGAAGAGGTTTGCCACGGGAACGATTAAGGCGCCGTTTCTCTGCGCGCAGCTTAGGTTGCTGGATGGACAGTTCAAGAATCACCAGGGGAGTACGTTTACGGGTTTGAACCAGAAGTTGGAGTCTTTGAATTTGAAGAGTCCTGGTCCGGTTCATGTGTTTGTGATGACGGATCTTCCTGAAAGCAACTGGAGTGGGACTTACTTGGGTGATATGTCTAGGAACTCTACGAAGTTCAAGCTCCATTTTCtaagggaagaagatgaagcagTAGTGAGAACAGAAAAGGAGCTTGCTTCCGCTGCTCACGGACAGAAATTTGGGTCGATTCCGATGAGTCTGGACAGTATAAAGAAGATGCAGAAGCATTGTTCGCCTCAGAAAGTATCAAATGTGCAACTATACGTAGAGGAAGCTGTTTGCAGCTGTGCTTCACTGGGGTTCGTTGGGACTGCAGGGTCCACTATAGCTGATACTGTAGAGATGATGAGGAAGTTCAATGCTTGTAGTAGTTGA
- the LOC106452989 gene encoding uncharacterized protein LOC106452989, producing MAAPFFSTPFQPYVYQSQEDTVTPFQILGGEAQVVQIMLKPQEKVIAKPGSMCYMSGSIEMENNYTPEQEVGVVQWVLGKSVSSVLLRNTGQNDGFVGIAAPSLARILPIDLAMFGGDILCQPDAFLCSVHDVKVVNSVYQRHRARNIAAAGAEVFLRQRLSGQGLAFITAGGSVVQKNLEVGEVLTIDVSCIAALTPSINFRINYHAAPVRRAVFGGDNVVTATLTGPGIVFIQSLPFHRLSQRIARSVTSPNMRENPRFLVQIGLFLFLAYVVIASSLILTEM from the exons ATGGCTGCTCCGTTTTTCTCTACTCCCTTTCAGCCTTATGTCTATCAG AGTCAAGAAGATACAGTTACACCTTTCCAAATTCTGGGTGGTGAAGCACAGGTTGTTCAG ATTATGTTAAAACCACAGGAGAAGGTCATTGCTAAGCCTG GTTCGATGTGCTACATGTCTGGTTCCATTGAGATGGAGAATAATTATACCCCTGAACAAGAAGTTGGTGTTGTACAGTGGGTTTTAGGCAAGAGTGTTAGCAGTGTGCTTCTTCGCAACACCGGGCAGAACGATGGTTTTGTCGGTATCGCTGCACCTTCTTTGGCTAGGATACTCCCA ATTGATTTGGCAATGTTTGGTGGGGACATCCTTTGCCAG CCAGATGCATTTCTCTGTTCCGTCCATGATGTGAAAGTGGTAAACTCTGTTTACCAGAGACATAGAGCTAGAAACATTGCTGCGGCTGGCGCTGAG GTGTTTCTGAGACAAAGGCTATCTGGCCAGGGACTTGCTTTTATTACTGCCGGTGGCTCTG TTGTACAGAAAAACCTGGAGGTGGGAGAAGTTCTCACCATTGACGTTTCTTGCATTGCCGCTCTCACTCCCTCCATCAATTTCAGAATCAACTACCATGCTGCACCTGTAAGACGGGCAGTGTTCGGG gGTGATAACGTAGTAACAGCGACTCTGACGGGACCAGGCATTGTGTTCATACAAAGCTTACCGTTCCATCGGCTCTCCCAGCGAATCGCAAG GTCGGTGACTTCCCCAAACATGAGGGAAAATCCACGATTTTTAGTTCAAATAGGATTATTCTTGTTCCTTGCGTACGTTGTAATTGCATCTTCTTTGATCCTTACCGAAATGTGA
- the LOC125591525 gene encoding extensin-2-like: MRSPKIMGLGHCMVYVVVFSAIVAAAYPYESPPTTQKYPPVHKTKSPYPPKKNSPYYSAPPSPPPQYRRQGPKYTPHPKPYIYSSPPPPSYYSPSPKVEYKSPPPHYVYSSPPPPPYYSPSPKVDYKSPPPPYVYSSPPPPPYYSPSPKVEYKSPPPPYVYNSPPPPPYYSPSPKVEYKSPPPPYVYSSPPPPPYYSPSPKVEYKSPPPPYVYSSPPPPPYYSPSPKMVYKSPPPPYVYSSPPPPPYYSPSPKVNYKSPPPPYVYSSPPPPPYYSPSPKVNYKSPPPPYVYSSPPPPPFYSPSPKAEYKSPPPPYVYSSPPPPPYYSPSPKVDYKSPPPPYVYSSPPYYSPSPKVSYKSPPPPPYVYKMPYY; this comes from the exons ATGAGATCCCCAAAAATTATGGGATTAGGGCATTGCATGGTTTATGTTGTGGTCTTTAGCGCCATCGTAGCTGCAGCTTAC CCTTATGAATCTCCCCCAACAACTCAGAAATATCCCCCAGtccataaaaccaaatcaccATATCCACCCAAAAAGAATTCCCCATATTACTCGGCACCACCATCTCCTCCACCACAATATAGAAGACAAGGCCCTAAATATACACCACATCCAAAACCATATATCTACAGTTCCCCACCACCTCCGTCATACTACTCTCCTTCCCCGAAGGTCGAATACAAATCTCCACCACCGCATTATGTCTACAGCtccccaccacctccaccatacTACTCTCCTTCCCCGAAGGTAGACTACAAGTCTCCACCACCGCCATATGTATACAGCTCTCCACCACCGCCACCATACTATTCTCCTTCCCCGAAGGTAGAGtacaagtctcctccaccaccatacgTTTACAActctccaccacctccaccatacTACTCTCCTTCTCCTAAGGTCGAATACaagtctccaccaccaccatacgtGTACAGCTCCCCACCACCTCCGCCATACTACTCTCCTTCTCCGAAGGTAGAGTACaagtctcctcctcctccttatgtctacagctccccaccacctccaccatacTACTCTCCTTCGCCAAAGATGGTCTACAAGTCTCCACCACCGCCATACGTCTACAGCtccccaccacctccaccatacTATTCTCCTTCCCCGAAGGTAAACTACAAATCTCCACCACCGCCATACGTCTACAGCtccccaccacctccaccatacTATTCTCCTTCCCCGAAGGTAAACTACAAGTCTCCACCACCGCCATACGTGTACAGctcaccaccacctccaccattCTATTCTCCTTCCCCGAAGGCCGAATACAAGTCTCCACCTCCGCCATACGTGTACAGCtccccaccacctccaccatacTATTCTCCTTCGCCAAAGGTTGACTACAAGTCTCCACCACCGCCATATGTCTACAGCTCCCCACCATACTACTCGCCTTCCCCAAAAGTTTCCTACAAgtctccaccacctccaccatatGTCTACAAAATGCCCTactactaa
- the LOC125591491 gene encoding extensin-2-like produces MRSPKIMGLGHCMVYVVVFSAIVAAAYPYESPPTTQKYPPVHKTKSPYPPKKNSPYYSAPPSPPPQYRRQGPKYTPHPKPYIYSSPPPPSYYSPSPKVEYKSPPPPYVYSSPPPPPYYSPSPKVDYKSPPPPYVYSSPPPPPYYSPSPKVEYKSPPQPYVYNSPPPPPYYSPSPKVEYKSPPPPYVYSSPPPPPYYSPSPKVEYKSPPPPYVYSSPPPPPYYSPSPKVEYKSPPPPYVYNSPPPPPYYSPSPKVEYKSPPPPYVYSSPPPPPYYSPSPKVDYKSPPPPYVYSSPPPPPYYSPSPKVDYKSPPPPYVYSSPPPPPYYSPSPKVDYKSPPPPYVYSSPPPPPYYSPSPKVEYKSLPPPYVYSYPPPPPYYSPSPKVEYKSPPPPYVYNSPPPPPYYSPSPKVDYKSPPPPYIYSSPPPPYYSPSPKVYYKSPPPPYVYSSPPPPPYYSPSPKMVYKSPPPPYVYSSPPPPPYYSPSPKVNYKSPPPPYVYSSPPPPPYYSPSPKVNYKSPPPPYVYSSPPPPPFYSPSPKTEYKSPPPPYVYSSPPPPPYYSPSPKVDYKSPPPPYVYSSPPYYSPSQKVSYKSPPPPPYVYKMPYY; encoded by the coding sequence ATGAGATCCCCAAAAATTATGGGATTAGGGCATTGCATGGTTTATGTTGTGGTCTTTAGCGCCATCGTAGCTGCAGCTTACCCTTATGAATCTCCCCCAACAACTCAGAAATATCCCCCTGtccataaaaccaaatcaccATATCCACCCAAAAAGAATTCCCCATATTACTCGGCACCACCATCTCCTCCACCACAATATAGAAGACAAGGCCCTAAATATACACCACATCCAAAACCATATATCTACAGTTCCCCACCACCTCCGTCATACTACTCTCCTTCTCCGAAGGTCGAATACAAATCTCCACCACCGCCTTATGTCTACAGctctccaccacctccaccatacTACTCTCCTTCCCCGAAGGTAGACTACAAGTCTCCACCACCGCCATATGTATACAGCTCTCCACCACCGCCACCATACTATTCTCCTTCCCCGAAGGTAGAGTACAAGTCTCCGCCACAACCATACGTTTACAActctccaccacctccaccatacTACTCTCCTTCTCCTAAGGTCGAATACaagtctccaccaccaccatacgtGTACAGCTCCCCACCACCTCCGCCATACTACTCTCCTTCTCCGAAGGTAGAGTACaagtctcctcctcctccttatgTCTACAGCTCCCCACCACCTCCGCCATACTACTCTCCTTCTCCGAAGGTAGAGTACAAGTCTCCACCACCTCCATACGTTTACAACtccccaccacctccaccatacTACTCTCCTTCACCAAAAGTAGAGTACAAATCTCCACCACCTCCATACGTCTACAGCtccccaccacctccaccatacTACTCTCCTTCCCCAAAAGTTGACTACAAGTCTCCACCGCCGCCATATGTCTACAGctctccaccacctccaccatacTACTCTCCTTCCCCGAAGGTAGACTACAAGTCTCCACCACCGCCATACGTATACAGTTCTCCACCACCGCCACCATACTACTCTCCTTCTCCGAAGGTAGACTACaagtctccaccaccacctTACGTTTACAGCTCTCCACCACCCCCACCATACTACTCTCCTTCTCCTAAGGTCGAATACAAATCTCTACCACCACCATACGTTTACAGCTACCCACCACCTCCGCCATACTACTCTCCTTCTCCGAAGGTAGAGTACAAGTCTCCACCACCTCCATACGTCTACAACtccccaccacctccaccatacTACTCTCCGTCCCCAAAAGTTGACTACAAGTCTCCACCGCCACCATACATTTACagctcaccaccaccaccatactactctcCTTCCCCGAAGGTATACTACAAGTCTCCGCCACCGCCATATGTATACAGCtccccaccacctccaccatacTACTCTCCTTCGCCAAAGATGGTCTACAAGTCTCCACCACCGCCATACGTCTACAGCtccccaccacctccaccatacTATTCTCCTTCCCCAAAGGTAAACTACAAATCTCCACCACCGCCATACGTCTACAGCtccccaccacctccaccatacTATTCTCCTTCCCCGAAGGTAAACTACAAGTCTCCACCACCGCCATACGTCTACAGctcaccaccacctccaccattCTATTCTCCTTCCCCGAAGACCGAATACAAGTCTCCACCTCCGCCATACGTGTACAGCtccccaccacctccaccatacTATTCTCCTTCGCCAAAGGTTGACTACAAGTCTCCACCACCGCCATATGTCTACAGCTCCCCACCATACTACTCGCCTTCCCAAAAAGTTTCCTACAAgtctccaccacctccaccatatGTCTACAAAATGCCCTactactaa
- the LOC125591606 gene encoding extensin-2-like → MRSPKIMGLGHCMVYVVVFSAIVAAAYPYESPPTTQKYPPVHKTKSPYPPKKNSPYYSAPPSPPPQYRRQGPKYTPHPKPYIYSSPPPPSYYSPSPKVEYKSPPPPYIYSSPPPPPYYFPSPKVDYKSPPPPYVYSSPPPPPYYSPSPKVEYKSPPPPYVYNSPPPPPYYSPSPKVEYKSPPPPYVYSSPPPPPYYSPSPKVEYKSPPPPYVYSSPPPPPYYSPSPKVEYKSPPPPYVYNSPPPPPYYSPSPKVEYKSPPPPYVYSSPPPPPYYSPSPKVEYKSPPPPYVYSYPPPPPYYSPSPKVEYKSPPPPYVYNSPPPPPYYSPSPKVDYKSPPPPYIYSSPPPPYYSPSPKVYYKSPPPPYVYSSPPPPPYYSPSPKMVYKSPPPPYVYSSPPPPPYYSPSPKVNYKSPPPPYVYSSPPPPPYYSPSPKVNYKSPPPPYVYSSPPPPPFYSPSPKTEYKSPPPPYVYSSPPPPPYYSPSPKVDYKSPPPPYVYSSPPYYSPSPKVSYKSPPPPPYVYKMPYY, encoded by the coding sequence ATGAGATCCCCAAAAATTATGGGATTAGGGCATTGCATGGTTTATGTTGTGGTCTTTAGCGCCATCGTAGCTGCAGCTTACCCTTATGAATCTCCCCCAACAACTCAGAAATATCCCCCAGtccataaaaccaaatcaccATATCCACCCAAAAAGAATTCCCCATATTACTCGGCACCACCATCTCCTCCACCACAATATAGAAGACAAGGCCCTAAATATACACCACATCCAAAACCATATATCTACAGTTCCCCACCACCTCCGTCATACTACTCTCCTTCCCCGAAGGTCGAATACAAATCTCCACCACCGCCTTATATCTACAGCtccccaccacctccaccatacTACTTTCCTTCCCCGAAGGTAGACTACAAGTCTCCACCACCGCCATATGTATACAGCTCTCCACCACCGCCACCATACTATTCTCCTTCCCCGAAGGTAGAGTACAAGTCTCCGCCACCACCATACGTTTACAActctccaccacctccaccatacTACTCTCCTTCTCCTAAGGTCGAATACaagtctccaccaccaccatacgtGTACAGCTCCCCACCACCTCCGCCATACTACTCTCCTTCTCCGAAGGTAGAGTACaagtctcctcctcctccttatgTCTACAGCTCCCCACCACCTCCGCCATACTACTCTCCTTCTCCGAAGGTAGAGTACAAGTCTCCACCACCTCCATACGTTTACAACtccccaccacctccaccatacTACTCTCCTTCACCAAAAGTAGAGTACaagtctccaccaccacctTACGTTTACAGCTCTCCACCACCCCCACCATACTACTCTCCTTCTCCTAAGGTCGAATAcaaatctccaccaccaccatacgtTTACAGCTACCCACCACCTCCGCCATACTACTCTCCTTCTCCGAAGGTAGAGTACAAGTCTCCACCACCTCCATACGTCTACAACtccccaccacctccaccatacTACTCTCCTTCCCCAAAAGTTGACTACAAGTCTCCACCGCCACCATACATTTACagctcaccaccaccaccatactactctcCTTCCCCGAAGGTATACTACAAGTCTCCGCCACCGCCATATGTATACAGCtccccaccacctccaccatacTACTCTCCTTCGCCAAAGATGGTCTACAAGTCTCCACCACCGCCATACGTCTACAGCtccccaccacctccaccatacTATTCTCCTTCCCCGAAGGTAAACTACAAATCTCCACCACCGCCATACGTCTACAGCtccccaccacctccaccatacTATTCTCCTTCCCCGAAGGTAAACTACAAGTCTCCACCACCGCCATACGTGTACAGctcaccaccacctccaccattCTATTCTCCTTCCCCGAAGACCGAATACAAGTCTCCACCTCCGCCATACGTGTACAGCtccccaccacctccaccatacTATTCTCCTTCGCCAAAGGTTGACTACAAGTCTCCACCACCGCCATATGTCTACAGCTCCCCACCATACTACTCGCCTTCCCCAAAAGTTTCCTACAAgtctccaccacctccaccatatGTCTACAAAATGCCCTactactaa
- the LOC125590599 gene encoding uncharacterized protein LOC125590599 gives MFDDSDGASSEDDNFSTYGESPIEEDEDSPTLPSKKRYQNFLMSESKGNLEVLKLEMSSLDLAVGQRYLTKKHLKRRLKLFTVRHQFDFDVEISNLTTYVVKCWVDGCTWRVRASTEGLSPQFYIRIYDSDHACSVTERSNRSRNATPDILGELYKNFLGDVGPAVRPESVGIAITKQFGVKMEYWKSHRTLKCAREIDEGTPECGFELLPSYLYMIRRANPNTVTRLQIDELGRFMYVFLAFGASVNGFPFMRKVVVVDGTFLNGKYKGTLLTALAQDGNFQIFPIAFAVVDTENDDSWNWFFTQLKVLIPDQEGLAIISDRHNSIGKAITNVYPLAARGICTYHLYKNILGRYKGKDVFRLVKKAARCFRMSDFDMIFEEIEALNPDLHGYLERADVRLWTRVYFPGERYNLMTTNIAESMNRALSHARGLNIVRILESIRVMMTRWFAERRVDARSQSTTLTRGVEKLLQGRVSASRDWTVQRIDDHHTEVKYGAAGESLNVVNLVERKCTCRRFDVEKIPCVHAIAAAEERNVSRISLCSPYYKSTYLASAYAESVMPVDSALPVPDNVANVQCFPPFIRQQPGRPKKNRMKSALEVALANKRPRKEHICSRCSQSGHNARTCPI, from the exons ATGTTCGATGACTCGGACGGTGCGTCATCTGAAGATGATAACTTCAGCACATACGGTGAGTCACCtatcgaagaagacgaagattcACCAACGCTACCTTCCAAGAAGAGATATCAGAACTTCTTGATGAGCGAATCTAAAGGGAATCTGGAGGTTTTGAAGTTGGAGATGTCGTCGTTAGACCTTGCGGTAGGACAACGATACTTGACTAAAAAGCATTTGAAGAGACGACTGAAACTTTTTACAGTGAGGCatcaatttgattttgatgtagAAATATCAAACCTGACAACATACGTTGTTAAGTGTTGGGTTGATGGATGTACATGGAGAGTTCGTGCATCTACCGAAGGATTGTCCCCGCAGTTTTATATTCGTATTTACGACTCGGATCATGCATGTTCTGTAACTGAGCGTTCTAATCGATCTCGAAATGCAACACCGGATATTTTAGGAGAGTTGTACAAGAACTTTCTCGGCGACGTTGGTCCGGCCGTTCGCCCTGAGAGTGTCGGAATAGCTATCACTAAGCAGTTTGGTGTAAAG ATGGAATATTGGAAATCACACCGGACGCTTAAATGTGCAAGGGAAATCGATGAGGGCACACCTGAGTGTGGTTTTGAACTCTTGCCTTCTTACTTATACATGATAAGAAGGGCAAATCCGAATACAGTTACGCGTCTTCAAATCGATGAGCTTGGAAGATTCATGTATGTGTTTCTTGCGTTTGGTGCGAGCGTTAATGGGTTTCCTTTCATGCGCAAAGTTGTTGTCGTCGACGGTACGTTTCTTAATGGTAAATATAAAGGGACGCTACTCACAGCACTAGCTCAGGATGGTAACTTTCAGATTTTTCCAATAGCCTTCGCAGTGGTTGACACTGAAAATGATGATTCGTGGAATTGGTTTTTTACGCAACTAAAAGTGTTGATTCCTGACCAGGAGGGTCTTGCGATAATATCAGATAGGCATAACTCGATAGGGAAAGCAATTACAAATGTGTATCCGTTAGCTGCTCGTGGAATATGCACCTATCATTTGTATAAAAACATATTGGGACGGTACAAAGGAAAAGATGTATTTCGGCTGGTGAAGAAAGCGGCGAGATGTTTTAGAATGTCTGACTTTGATATGATTTTCGAGGAGATTGAAGCACTTAATCCTGATCTCCACGGCTACCTCGAAAGAGCTGATGTCAGACTGTGGACACGTGTTTATTTCCCGGGCGAGaggtacaatttgatgactacgaACATAGCGGAATCAATGAACAGAGCATTATCGCATGCTAGAGGTCTTAACATTGTTCGAATATTGGAATCGATACGGGTTATGATGACCAGATGGTTTGCTGAACGAAGAGTGGATGCCAGATCGCAGTCAACCACACTCACGCGCGGTGTGGAGAAACTATTACAA GGACGTGTAAGTGCCTCCCGGGATTGGACGGTTCAAAGGATTGATGACCATCACACTGAAGTTAAATATGGCGCTGCTGGCGAGTCTTTGAATGTTGTTAATTTGGTTGAGCGAAAGTGCACATGTCGGCGTTTCGATGTCGAGAAAATACCATGTGTACACGCAATCGCAGCTGCAGAGGAAAGAAATGTTTCTCGTATATCACTGTGCAGTCCTTACTATAAAAGCACTTATTTAGCTAGCGCATACGCTGAATCGGTCATGCCGGTTGACTCAGCGCTACCTGTTCCAGATAACGTGGCTAACGTACAGTGCTTTCCACCGTTTATTCGTCAACAACCGGGAAGACctaaaaaaaataggatgaaatCTGCTTTAGAAGTTGCACTTGCAAACAAACGTCCTAGGAAAGAGCACATATGTTCTCGTTGCAGTCAAAGTGGACATAATGCGAGAACTTGTCCGATATAA